The window CAGTGCCAGCCTGGGCGCGGGCACGTATTTCGTCGCGGTGGAAGGTGTCAGCACGAGCACGAACGGGCCTTATGCACTGAAAGCAAGCCTTTCCACGCAGAATGGCGGTGGTGGCGCCGCGGATTTGATGTTGTGCGGCATGCTGCTGGGCGGGCTTGGCGGTTTGTTGTTTCAACGCCGTCCCGGCCAGCGCGCGAACATGGTTTCGACACACAGCGCAACTATGCCACCGAGGGCGCCATAAAGATGCGCGTCCACGATGACATTGCCGCCCGCCGCGGCCTCGCTGCCGGGCATGGGTCCGTTGAACTGCTCCCAGATCAATTTTCCGATCACCGCCAGCAACATGATGGCGCCGCTAACGTTGCGCGCCATACAGTCGCGCAGGCTGCCGGCGACCAGCAGGCCGTGCAGAATGCCTGACATGCCCACATACCAGGCCAAAGTCGGGTTGAACCATAACAGACCCAGACTCACCGCGGCGGCGCTGGCGCATATCCGCCACACCAGCACGCCAGGCGCGGGTGTGTACAGCGCCGAAATCGCCAGCAATGCAACGGCGTTCAGCAGATAATGACGCCAGGTCAGGTGCACGAAAT is drawn from Gammaproteobacteria bacterium and contains these coding sequences:
- the rrtA gene encoding rhombosortase; this translates as MTLSGLLQFGMPVTARWLRYEPAMIHSFEIWRLLGAHFVHLTWRHYLLNAVALLAISALYTPAPGVLVWRICASAAAVSLGLLWFNPTLAWYVGMSGILHGLLVAGSLRDCMARNVSGAIMLLAVIGKLIWEQFNGPMPGSEAAAGGNVIVDAHLYGALGGIVALCVETMFARWPGRR